In Hemibagrus wyckioides isolate EC202008001 linkage group LG16, SWU_Hwy_1.0, whole genome shotgun sequence, the sequence TGAGTTTAACATCTGGTCTGTTTAAGAGATGTTGTAATACATTTGAACTTTTAAAATGGTGAGAAAAGCCGATTTCAGCAAACACGCCTCTGTGTTTTCCCCATCATTTCATGCCATGGCAGACATTTTGGATGGGTGGCTGAAAGCAAGAAGCAAAAGGAAGTGGAAAATTCTCAAAACCAACAAGATTTTAATGTTAGAGTTGAAGATTTCAGCGCAGAGTCAAGGAAGGAGACGATGGAAAAGACTGATGAAGATGAATCGAGTGGGAAAGTTCAGAAACCAGATAATGGAAATAAACTGTCAGTGGAAGAAGCATCACCTGCTGAGGATCAGGAAGAGACGTGTTCAGAGACTTCAGGCCTCGTGAAAGGGATAATTGGTGTTTTGTATAAAGGGTAAGTGTTAGAGGAAGTGCAGGAACAGGAATAGGTCCCTCCTGCATCTGCATGAAGTATCTGCATGACAGAATGGAATGTTTGTGAAGTCTGTGTAAGTTTACTCCTGGCCTCTGGTTTGTCCTTTGTGGTGATTTCCATTTTCTCCAAAATTGCTTGTTCTCCAGTTATGAGACGGTGACGTCCATGTTGATGCAACCCATTCCTACAGAAACCAACAAGCCTGAAGACACAGAATCTGGAAACCAAGAGTTTGAAATCCTTCCACCTGAGGCATTTTGTGATACAAACCTAATCAAAGCTACAAAGGAAACTACAGAGGAACATTACAAAGATCCAATGATTAAAGAAGGCATTTCCACTCAGATTTCTTGTAAGGAAGCGAGTCGTGTGACATCTGGTTCTGAGCCTTCAGGACGGAGCCTAGTGGATTGCTTGAGATTGGCTGCCTCAGAGGtagaaagagaggcagagtcTCTAAAAATCCAACCAGAAGCTGAAACAAGCAACAGTAAAAGAACAGTACGCAAGGTGAAGATCAGCAAAGAGTCCGCAAGTGTAGGAGGCCAACCCTGGAAAAAGGAACAGAAACCTAAAGCAAGTGAGAAATCAGAACCCAGTATCGAGAAGTCCAGAAAGCCATCTCCAACTCCAGTCTCTAATACAAAtccagataataataataacagacttGGTCTTAACTCCACTGAGGATGTTCCACTTTTAAAAGAGGTTGATTTCGATGACATAGCAATTGAAGAACAGAGCACTAATGAAGAACCTGGAGAAATTAAACTAGATCTCCTGAAGAAGGAGACGTATGCGAATCCCATGgttttgtgtgaaagtgtagagGAGGAGCTGGAGTTTGAGACGGGGCAGGAGGACCTCGGGACAGTGTGGCTCGCTGAACTCTATATGGATGGAGGGTAAGTGCCTGAGGCAATGTTTGGTGGCTTCATCTTTTAGTAAAACTGGAGCTGATACTAAACTGTATATTGCAGTTTTGCTACCGACTCAGAACTTacaccatttctgctttgtccAGCTGCAGATTGGTGTTTAATGTTCTTGATGGCGTGTGTCTGAAGTTTGCTGTTATGCAAAAGCATTAGCGTTTCATCTCCTCATTGCTGCAGTGGCGTGTGATGGAGAATGGGATGAACTGTGTTGCTGCTGAGCTGCATTTTCACATTAAGGCTGTGAACTTTATGACTTCTGGTTTCTAAGGGCTGGAGCTGAACTGGTGTGCTGTTTCTGCTTGCTCAGTTGTTGCAGATGAATTTTGAAACAGAATTTGAAGagtctgtatttttgtttgttgccTGATGCCATAAGTATGAACCATAACAACGCAGATGATATTTGGAGAAACACGGTGACGGTGGTACCGCTGCTGCATCACTCAATGAGCTAAAGAGAACAGTCACTTCATACATTCTCATTTTTAATCAGATACCTTAAAACCCAGGAGGTGCAGTTTTTAGGGCCATGAACCTAAACCAAAAGCTAATGCAAGAATGGAGTTCCTCTGGGCTGAAAAGCAGAAGTTAGTCATGTGACCTCAATCTCCTTCATTTTATTGACTaaacacaggaagtgatttTGCTGTGAACcaaaccatcaaacaccagattCTGCTTTTGATCCTTTAAAATGTAGCACTCATGTAAAATAACCTTGTGATTTCTCTTTAGTTCATCAACATAATAGAATAAAAGTTGCGAATAGAGTTGAGAATAAATCAGTGCAGGTGCTAAATGCTGAGAGCTGCTTGTGCCTGTTGACTGGTTTCTGCACGCTGCATGTTTATGATGAATGAACAGAAGCTGgcgtgttggtgatggtgttcCTCATTGGTGTCCCATTTCTCACAGACCGAAGGAATCACCAGCGTCGAACGAGATCATCAACACGCAGCCTGTAGCAGTGTTACAGAAATCTGGAGCTGAGAAAACAAAGCCTCCACAAGTTGCAAAAGACGCAAAACCTCCTGAAACCAAGCAGAACGGAGCTTCAGTGCAGGAAGTCGAGCGTAATGTTCCCTCTGGTTCCAGAGCTATTGTTCtaccacagcacaacacaaacGAAGGAAGTGGAAGTAAGAATGAGGAACAGATGTGGGGAAGTTTGATCCCTCCATCAGAGCGCACTAACAAAGCCATCACACAGGCTGAACTCGCTGTTCTTCAAACTAAGAAAGAACATCTTTTTATAGGATCAGGAAAAGATCAGCCAGAAAAAGACAAACATATACCAGATCATGACAATAGCCCATTAGGAACATCTAAGGATCAGACAAATGATGGCAGTAGATCTTTAGAAATAGCTGAAGAACTGGGAGATAACATCAAGAGATCATTAGAAGCAGAACTAGAACAGCCAGATGATGTAAAGGCTAAAGATGAACCAGGTGATGCTCATACATGTTTAGGAAAAGTTCAGACAGATTATGGCAAAAGAGCAAAAGAGCAAGAAAGCACCTGCAGATCTTTAGGAACAGTGAACGAAGAGCTAGATAATGTTCAGAGACCTTCAGGAATACCTAAGGAACAGCCAGACGGTGGCCAAAGGTCATTAGGAACAGACAAAGAGCTCAAGCAATCTTTAGGAgatgttaaaaaacaacaagatgATGTTAACACCgttccagcagtaaaagatcagCAAGATGATGACAGAGGAGTAGCTAAAATACAGGTAGATAATGTTCAGAGACCTTTAGGAGCAGTGATAGAACAGCCAGATGAGGTCGAAGGATTCACAACATTGCCTAAGGAAAAGCTTGATGTCACTAGAGCTTTAGAAACAGGAAAGGAAGAACCAGATGATAGCACAAGAGCAGCTACAGATCTGCCAAATGATGTCAATGTTAGATCACTTAGCATTTCTCCAGAAAGCTCAGCGGAACCAGAGCATGTGCCTTCAACTCAACATGAAAAATCACCAGACTCTCCTACTGAAGCTACTGAAGAACCTTCTCCTGTGTCAGAAGAGAGCTTCCTGCTGGAGAAGATTCGTCAAATGGCAGAGGACATTGATACATCATCACagtctgttcctgctcctgttctggtTCCTCGGCCCAGGAAACGTCTCATCCCCTCCGAGTCTGACTTTGATCTTccaccaacacctccactacaacacaaaGTCTACACTACATCACCAGAACATGCAGATCAGAGTCAACTTCCTGTGACCTGTGAAGAACCCACTGCAGATGCTGCTGAGCTTAACGCTGATGGAACAGAGACGTTTAAAAGCCTGCAGGAGCAAGCCATGCAGttagaggaggagagaaaagagacacaaaactcaaaatcTAACAATGAAACTTTAGAAAAAGTTCCAGTGGACAGAGTCAGTGCAGAAGACGAGCTGGATGAGGCTAGGATAGAAACGCCGACCGCTGCTCCACTCCAGGACCATCTGTAAGTGTGATGAGAACAACAGCGTTCACTTAACATCAGTTCAGGAGTATTCATCATGATCATGTAGAGCGTATAGAGCCGAGCACTGAGCTGCTTAGCGTCAGGTGTTCAGACATGCTAattgtgtgttacatgtgtgcatgtatgtgcgCATTTGTGTGGATGAGGAAGTAAAACGCTCTCTGGCCGTGTTACAGGTGCGAGCTGCTGGGTGAAGATTCATCTCGTTCAGGAATCTCGGGCTCCGTGTTCAAGGTGGAAAGTGAAAGTGCGCTTACAGAGAACGACAGCAGCACCTCTGCATGTGAGGAGTCAGTGAAGACGCCGCTGGATGTTATGCCTCCCAGTACGAAGAAGAACATCCCTCCACCAGTCAATCTACAGGAAGTCAGACACGACACGCCCACACATATGCAGGTGGAGATTTTTTACTGATAATACATTATCTGATGGAACACTAATTTAGCAGGAGGAACACTAAGTAGGCAGCATTGTTGTTCAAGTCTGAAAGGCAGATTAAGGAATTAGGGGATGTGTTAGACAGCTCATttctttctgaaatattcagatctctccctgtctccatctgtctctccgtctatctctctggctgtctctgtgtctgtctctatctttctgtctgcctctctgtctgtgggTCTGTCTATAAGGTGGTTTCTCCCCTCCCGAGCCCCGGCCTGGTGAGCAGCAGTCAGTCATTGCTGCAGTGGTGTCAGGAAGTAACGCAGGACTACAGAGGTGTGAAGGTGACCAACTTCAACACGTCCTGGAGAAACGGCCTGGCCTTCTGTGCCATCCTGCACCACTTCCACCCAGAAAAGATGTAAGACATTCAGCAGACCACTTGAACACAccacataaaaacaaataaacatacctcaacacacctggAGAACATCTCAAGACACCTACAtacatctgaacacacatgaATACCTCAGCACAAACTTTAATACTTGAATACATCTGAATGGATCTAATCCTAGCTAAACACACCTAGATAGACCTGGACAAATGTAAACACACCTAAACAGACCGGATACACCTCCACACACATctgcattaaacattaaactgcATTAACCACTGTCTTTTCAGTGACTTTGATAGCCTGGAGCCTCAAGATATAAAGCTGAATAACAAGAGAGTGAGTAAagatttgtctgtctgtcttggtataagtctgtctctctctctctctctctctctctctctctctctgtagagtGTAGTGCTCTTTAACCCCCCATAGTGTCTGTCtactctctgtgctctctgtgcAGGCTTTTGATGGATTCTCAGAGTTGGGGATCTCACGCCTGTTGGACCCTTCTGATCTAGTTCTGCTGTCGGTTCCAGATCGGCTCATGGTGATGACGTACCTGAGTCAGATCCGATCGCACTTCTCAGGTCAGGACCTCAGTGTGTTGCAGTTAGAGAGGAACAGCAGCGAGTCCAGCTATACTGTCTCCCAGCCAGACCAAACCAACGGCACAGACAATCAGGGGAGAGAGGGACCAACCAGCGGGACTCTGATCCCCCCGCCTCGGACCAAACGGCCAGTAATGGGGGATGACATGAAGACGGATGGAGGCGTGCAGACTCCAGTAGCACCACCACGGCACAGACAGCAGGAGGATAAAGAAGAGAGTGAGGTTAGAACAATGACTGTGTATGTCAACAACATGGCTCCATTTGGCCATCATTTTTGTAAATCTGTAAACTGTAGCATTCTACAGTAGACTCCCTAAATAGTGTCCCTATGTAGCATCCTTGTGTATTAACCCTGTGTAGTGAAATGTTATAAAGCAGGATTTCATCTTTTTGTTTTCCAGCAGGCGAGTAAAGATGAAGAGAAAAATCCAGCAGCAGACGGGAACACGACACAAGCTGGTAACTCTGACACAAGAACTCCTGCAGAACTCTaaactcacttcctgttgtgTTCCATTTTAGTAAGAACACTAactgcagtgtaatgtagtttagCGTAGTGTACTTTAGTGTAGTGTTAATTAGTGTAGTTTTTGGGACACAGCCACGTCTTAAGTGATTGATTattaatgtgtgatgatgtgaattTTCTGTTTACAGAGTCTTCCAAACCTGCAAATGATGAGCTGACGGTCAGTTACACACtgccactgtctctctctcactcacactgtctctcttccACTGCTTATTCTTGCTGCATCAGTCTTGCTCTCTCTAACTCTGTAGCACACTCAAATTTACAtactgtttgtgtattttttttgttgctaaaTCGAACCCGTCTGTCTTTTCTCCTGTTTTGTGTCTCGATTGTATTATTATCTACGTAATTGTCATTGTCCATGCAtgtctccctctgtccctccctcTTTATGTATCTCTCTGTCCCactccttctgtgtgtgtgtgtgtgggtcagtgtCTGCAGGATACCAGTCAGTATGTGGTGAGTGAGATGAAAGCTCTGGAGCTTGAGCAGACACACATCGACACCCGAGCAGCGGTGGTGGAGCGCAGACTGAGACGCTTCATGGAGACAGGTGAGATAAGTGAGACAGTAAGACACATGAGACACAATTAGTCATGTGAGACACAGGACAAACAGAAAATGAGCTGAAGAGCTGCTTCAAAAAATAAAGCCTCTGCATTTATGCCCTCATCATTAAATACATCCTGATACTCGTTCACTTAGTGAATAAAATACTgctacagcagtgtgtttgtgtgtgtgtgtgtgtgtctaggtagtgataaggagcaggaggagaagcTTATACAGGAGTGGTTCACACTGGTCAATAAGAAGAACGCTCTGATCAGGAGACAGGACTACCTGGAGAGTCTGTAagagctcaaacacacacacacatacaaacacacacacacacacacacattactgctgattaATGCTTGATTacttggtgatggtgtgtgtgtgtctgcaggcaGGAGGAACAGGACTTAGAGAGGAGGTTTGAGCTCCTGACCCGAGAGCTCAGAGCCTTGATGGGTGTCGAAGGTAAAATACATAGGTTTGCCAAAGACATGATATGAAGTTGAATGTATGTCCATGTTtaactttagtgtgtgtgtgtgtgtgtgtgtatgtgtgtgtgtgtgtgtgtgtgtcagactggCAAAAGAGTGAAGCTCATCAGCACCGTGAAGCACTCCTCCTGCAGGAACTTGTCTCTCTGGTCAATCAGCGTGATGAGTTAGTCAGAGACATGGATGCcaaagagagagggtgagacacacacacacacacacacgttatgaTACATATGGTttgtgtgtgctacagtgttttgttttttttaaactatgcAGGGCGCTAGAGGAGGATGCTCGGCTTGAACGGGGTTTAGAGCTCCGACGcataaaatacagcaacaagGAGAAGTGTGTGCTGCAGTAGTGTAGCACACACTTGCAAATGCAAATGCACCGTGTCCTAACACAgtctcagatgtgtgtgtgtgtgtgtgtgtgtgagaggggaaGTGTGTATCAGAGCTGCTGGTTCATCACAGTACAGCAGCACCTCTCCAACTGCACTGTATCAGAGCACAGCAATGCATTCTGGGTAATTCAGTCCACACTGATGTCCACTCAATCCCTCATTTTACCCACTTTAGATAAGAGAGAAACTCTTATTGGTCGAGGGGACTTGGTTAAGGGGAAGTGGACGAGGGGGACTTGTTAAACACAGACAAGTGGAATTGTGGGATAGGAAGACCTTAAGGAGTGCCTCTGTGTGTAATCACAGGTCCGACATCACTGacaacatcatcctcatcatgtttttataataaagagCTGCACTTTAACGTGGCATTTCTTCATAAAAGAAAAGGTGAAGAGTGATTCCAGCTGGTGTTCAACTGTTACAGCACAAATAAAGTACAAATACAACATAAATATGATGTTCCTAAAATGGCTGAGTAATTGGGGtaaatatttaacactttatcaATTTTTTATTAAACGTGTTTCCAATGCCAGTCATTCGCAAATTTTACCCAGACTTtagtattaataaaaaatgcacAGCTAAAGAAACTGTAATGTTTCAGTCCATAAAGACGTTATGTGAACTGTAGCGGATTGACAGGATAGACGTGTTGAACACTAACTGAAATGTATTGAACACTTGACGGAGAGGCTTTTCTTAGCTTCAGGATGCTTCCATTAAGCTCTCTTAGTGTTCTGTGGGATTTTTGGTTCATTCGTCTTCCTCTTCTGGTCGTTGTCCTGCTTGAAGCTCCATCAGTgtctcatcctcatcatcctggTGAATGGCAACTGATTCTCCTCAAGAATCTTCTGATACATGGTTCCCTCATCTTCTCTTTGATAATTGGGACTCAGCCCCACTAATGGTATTTTAGGGTCACATGCAGAGCCACTTCTCCGAAGAACATGGTGTGTCGTATTGTTGCAGAGAAATTTGATTGTAGTCTCGTCTGATTGCACCACTAATTGCTTTTCTTCAGTAGTGATGATATCTGGGGTGATGGTGAATGGAGGCTGTGGAGCTGGAGTGTTTTTTGTATTCTCTCTGATGATGGTACCTACTGCTGCTTGCAACTCTTTCCGCAGCTCTTTTCGAGAGTCAGGCTTGGTTCTTGGGGTTCTGGATGGCCTGCTCAGAAATGTGCTGAGGAGCTCCTCACTGTAGCTGCTTGATGGTTGAGAGTAATAATAACCTCAGAGGTGCTTATAGGAACATTATGAGATGAGAGATCCATCAGTAAGCAGTGCCTTTGCTACACTGCTCAACATTATAGTAGTGAAGCTCCTGGGAGAAAACATTAGGAGATGTCTGAATAATTTCCTCTTGTATTCAGAGGcaagtttctttttttcacagaaCTGAAGGACTAACTGTCCAATGTGCACTAACCTGACTTATTCTGATGAGCACAAGTAGGACAACTATTGGTTGGAGTATGATCATATTTTGGAGTTAATACTAATGTTTGTTCTACATTTCATGTGAATAGCTGCATTGGAAAACAATTGATCATGTGTTAAATACTTATTTACCCCACTGTAtcaatcatcgtcatcatcagcaccatcatcatttttgttattgttgttattttagtCATTATCACACTGCTGCTGAAATTAATTTTGATGAATAATTCTTCTTTACTCTGCTCTTATTTtggtttcctttttcttcttcttagatTTGTGTGATTTTATGAGTGTGAGAAACGTCCCCTTCACTGGACAGAACTTTTTGTTCTGTCCTGCAGTTTGTGTTAAAGTTGATTAatgttaatgattttattttaaatctttataaatCTCTGAGTGTATTGACGGATGCTGTGTTATTAAAGCTGTGCCTTTAAAGGTttgatacatttttttttgccaaacactgttttactgtgttgtgaatttatttatttttgtgttttgtggtgaTTTGCCTGAATCGTTTCTATGTGACCGTCTGTATACCTTTCATCTAAAGGTTAGGAACGGAAATTGATTTAGTAATGACAAGGTATATCAGAGTTTTCTGTAAAATAATGCTGTTTTTctagaaacaaaaaaagtataataaattCTATCCTTTGTTTTACCTTGatataaaagtttaaaatgatgtttatacagtattaaagtttttatttatcaggtgatGCTGAGAGTAAACCTTGACTGGTTACTGTAATGACTGTAATGATGAACACGAAAGTGAATCACATGGCAGTTTGGCGTgttcatcatgttttaattaattaataaagtttGATCCTGCTTCAGTATTCGacctttcttattttatttataaactgtGTTTGTTCTCAGATTTATCCCGACACACACTCGGTGACagcattatatattaaatatttggctcaaaaatgaatcaaacaatTCAAGTCCCAACTGAAAAAGACCAGAATATGTATGGAGAGGAAAACCTacacaacagtgtgtgttacagagagagagagagagagagagagagagacttataccaagacagacagacaaatctTTACTCACTCTTGTTATTCAGCTTTATATCTTGAGGCTCCAGGCTATCAAAGTCACTGAAAAAGACAGCGGTTAATgcagtttaatgtttaatgcagATGTGTGTGGAGGTGTATCCGGTCTGTTTAGGTCTGTTACatttgttcaggtgtgtttagctaggattaggagtgtgtgtgtgtgtgtgtgtgtgtgttatgtatgtgatGTCCTGCCTTGGCACcattagatatttattattattgttattcatattatttatgatataataataacaataatttgtgtgtgtgtgtgttatgtatgtgatGTCCTGCCTTGGCACcattagatatttattattattgttattcatattatttatgatataataataacaataatttgtgtgtgtgtgtgtctgtgtgtgtgttatgtatgtgttgtCCTGCTTTGGCACCATTAGatatttattatcattgttattcatattatttatgatataataataacaataatttgtgtgtgtgtgtgtctgtgtgtgtgttatgtatgtgttgtCCTGCTTTGGCACcattagatatttattattattgttattcatattatttatgatataataataacaataatttgtgtgtgtgtgtgtctgtgtgtgtgttatgtatgtgttgtCCTGCTTTGGCACCATTAGatatttattatcattgttattcatattatttatgatataataataacaataatttgtgtgtgtgtgtgtgtgtgtgtgttatgtatgtgttgtCCTGCTTTGGCACcattagatatttattattattgttattcatattatttatgatataataataacaataatttgtgtgtgagtgtgtgttatgtatgtgatGTCCTGCTTTGGCGCCATTAGatatttattatcattgttattcatattatttatgataTAATGTTAAGAAtaatttgtacattttatttataaaacaaacatATCGTTGTATTACTGATATTcttgataaataaattaactgtTATGTCAGTAACCTGTCAGCAGGCGGCGCtaaataaacaggaaacaggCGAACGCTATGGAGGTTATTGTGGTTCGAAGGGAATAAACAGTTAGCATTAGTAGCATTTTTAGCATCGCTCGCGGTGTTAGCAGTGCGTTGGCGCTGTTCCGCCGCAGccacaaacacacctgctgtTTTCTGCGTAACTTAATCTTTCCAAAACATCGATGGTAACTATAAACTCTGTATAAacagtgtataaacagtgtataAACAGTGCTGCTTCACTCGGACTGCTCCAGTTCCAGCGCAGAACCGCGAGCAGGAAGCGCCTCGGTGAGTGAGCAGAGCTAATACCGGGCGCCTTCACAGCGGGATTAGCTTAGCCTAGCCACTCTAGTCGAATATAATGTTAAAAGAAAGCTGCATAAGTTCTAAAGTGCTTGATTTCAGTAGTTCCATTAACAGTTGAATTAAGTTGTACGCAAAGCCTGAGCAGATAAACGACAAACACGGTGTACAGCGTTAGCACTCGTCTGATAACACGGTTAAACTCCTAAACACAGTTAAACTAGCTGCTGTTCAAATGAACTAGTCTGGTTAATGTGGTCTGTCTAACCCTATCAACTAGTTCAGCTGAAGTGCCTCCTGTCACTCAGGTGTGGACCAAACACTGGGATTGTATTCAGTATTTATATGTTATAACGGATGTCATGTGTAATAAGACGTCATACAGCTGTTATTATTAACGTTAATTAGATAATTAGAGTCACAGAGTTGTtattaatgttaaaatgttgCAGGAACACAGATGCTCAGGTTCATGGGCTTCTATCAGAATGTCATTATCACTGGATTAGaagaagtgtttgtgtgtgtgtgtatgtgtgtgtgtgtcagatggaGGGAGATGAGTGTGATATCTCCTCAGAGCCGTCTGAAATTTCTCGTTCAAACAGAGGAAGTGTTTCTTCATCAGTCACTCGTGGTGagtctctgtcacacacacacacacacacactgctgttggaCATGTCATAATCCAGATGAAGAATCTGTGTAGAAATCAGACAGATGGATgtgtacattacacacacacactgctaattgTTTTGATGTTTATTGTAAGGGGCGTGGTCTTACGTCGTCTTtaacaggtcacatgaccataacaCATCTGTAGAGTGTAGCTGTATTAGGAACTCAGTGTCTTCCCTAAAACCTCCGGAAGCGTCCCCTCTCTGACACTTCCTCTGTATTTTATTGTTCCATGTTTTAAACTTTAGCTTTTTTATTGTCTGGGATGatagaaaagagaaaagtgCCTGGTTCCTGGAGCATTTCTCTCCTAGTTATTTCTGCTGCTTAGTttataaaaagagaaaagattcAGTGATTTGTCCAGACGTGTGTGAGgtctataattattaatattgatGCATTTGTACTAAAATGATATTACATACCATCACATGGATACAAGCTGTGAAGTGTGAATTCTTCTGCTGTGAGTGtgggcttgtgtgtgtctgtgtctgtgcgtAGAGATGTTCTCACATTATGCTCACCTTCAAGCGGAAGTCAGCGAGGAGTGTGTTATACTTAGTGTTGTATTTTAGAACATAAACTTAATCAATCTGTgcatatatagatagatagatatacactgatcaggcataacattatgagcactgagaggtgaagtgaataacactgatgatctccccatcatggaacctgttagtgggtgggatatattaggcagcaagtgaacattttgtcctcaaagttgatgtgttagaagcaggaaaaatgggcaagcgtaaggatttgagcgagtttgacaagggctggATTGtcatggctagacgactggatcagaacatctccaaaactgcagctcttgtggggtgttcccggtctgcagtggtcagtatctattaaaagtggtccaaggaaagaacggtggggaaccggcgacagggtcatgggcggccaaggctcattgatgcacatggggagtgaaggctggcctctgtgatccgatccaacagacgagctcaAGTTACTGAACAAGTTAATgatagttctgatagaaaggtgtcagaatacacagtgcatcacattttgttgtgttttggcagcaaacgggggaccagcacaatgttaggcaggtggtcataatggtatgcttatttatacatataaataatgtgtgtgtgtgtatgtgtgtgtgtgtatgtgtgtagct encodes:
- the ehbp1l1b gene encoding uncharacterized protein ehbp1l1b isoform X12 — its product is MSSVWKRLQRVGKKATRFQFVASYQELTVECTKKWQPDKLRVVWTRRNRRICSKLHSWMPGIKNPYRGTVVWPVPENVDITVTLFKDPHADEFEDKDWTFVIENETLKGQRKVLASVDVNLKKFASATVTQTDLTLELKPLSVKVIEATLKLSLSCVFLKEGKATDEDMQSVASLMSVKPTDVGNLDDFNESDEEADKTPKVSGVVVPSHSVLVSVSNPTLQSRPPLPASSIPSLHPSHSSSAHQAIPPITHSHSHTPSQTHTHSHTHTPGLSPPALPKIFQPSPGSAPAAFTRRFSATDDNNMTPAVTSDLLQLHPFDAVSSKPAVPAFSPTLAASDTQTDAPQVSVFKTKLVQNPVSVSPVPLCSPPSSSLSLSHTLRPGSRSASAPSVSSPPSRPSCLEKWSSAGPDPVTPVPLLISPDLDAFCEPVSAPAVFSDPSLTPQSAPVTPPHLDHALKSAPSPHSSTPASIFAYSSASSTLSSRSPLSVALQPPASLSDSSQAEANRSEANRSEANSSEAYSQSVPAQYVDKQSLGSELKAGKSAELPVSEDVVDIETVPPPWPFSISGSVSLSVSSVPERQSGGVSGAERPPLAEEEPDFKDEDFNTVCVTSRDVEKKVLLTTDEPTETQSDKDAPVPTLVPLFIKEDDAESSKQTEPKEEPVSQTDLNRSDEDKVTITDTIISSLLRGEHEDQKKPEQENSTVRNSSLNHISTNQIKISTDSQITEPETHTTEDTHTDTHSPDTHTTEAIITDAHTPDPPSGQSETPLWAALERARDQRDELDVREETREDRVSNVEASTRVKAETTGGHKTSEHTGDMQTFLLGRLETPEYTPKPVIIEEMLKSVTSLIPSTSPTASPPSVALEPLLALDDTTLKMNNNERTDTDSDITTEGPPWASLEKKGRGKWNEGISHGETETKQANLDGRHFGWVAESKKQKEVENSQNQQDFNVRVEDFSAESRKETMEKTDEDESSGKVQKPDNGNKLSVEEASPAEDQEETCSETSGLVKGIIGVLYKGYETVTSMLMQPIPTETNKPEDTESGNQEFEILPPEAFCDTNLIKATKETTEEHYKDPMIKEGISTQISCKEASRVTSGSEPSGRSLVDCLRLAASEVEREAESLKIQPEAETSNSKRTVRKVKISKESASVGGQPWKKEQKPKASEKSEPSIEKSRKPSPTPVSNTNPDNNNNRLGLNSTEDVPLLKEVDFDDIAIEEQSTNEEPGEIKLDLLKKETYANPMVLCESVEEELEFETGQEDLGTVWLAELYMDGGPKESPASNEIINTQPVAVLQKSGAEKTKPPQVAKDAKPPETKQNGASVQEVERNVPSGSRAIVLPQHNTNEGSGSKNEEQMWGSLIPPSERTNKAITQAELAVLQTKKEHLFIGSGKDQPEKDKHIPDHDNSPLGTSKDQTNDGSRSLEIAEELGDNIKRSLEAELEQPDDVKAKDEPGDAHTCLGKVQTDYGKRAKEQESTCRSLGTVNEELDNVQRPSGIPKEQPDGGQRSLGTDKELKQSLGDVKKQQDDVNTVPAVKDQQDDDRGVAKIQVDNVQRPLGAVIEQPDEVEGFTTLPKEKLDVTRALETGKEEPDDSTRAATDLPNDVNVRSLSISPESSAEPEHVPSTQHEKSPDSPTEATEEPSPVSEESFLLEKIRQMAEDIDTSSQSVPAPVLVPRPRKRLIPSESDFDLPPTPPLQHKVYTTSPEHADQSQLPVTCEEPTADAAELNADGTETFKSLQEQAMQLEEERKETQNSKSNNETLEKVPVDRVSAEDELDEARIETPTAAPLQDHLCELLGEDSSRSGISGSVFKVESESALTENDSSTSACEESVKTPLDVMPPSTKKNIPPPVNLQEVRHDTPTHMQVVSPLPSPGLVSSSQSLLQWCQEVTQDYRGVKVTNFNTSWRNGLAFCAILHHFHPEKIDFDSLEPQDIKLNNKRIGSW